AGTGACGCTTCGAATTGTCTCGGCAGCAGCATGATCACGACCAGGGCCAGCACGGCGACGCCCACCGCTCCCCCGGCGATCAAGCCGATTCGCCGCTGCAGGAAGCGGACGATATCGACCATGCCCAACCACTCCTGGTCTTGGGGCGGTTGTTGCACAATGGGATCCGGACGGTTGCTTTTGGACTTGGCTGCCATAGGGCTGTTCGTTGGTTATACTTCGAAAGATGAGTCTTCGGCCAACTGTCTCAGCAAAGACTGGGATGGCTTGAATCGGCTTCGACTCATTCTCAGTGCGGCGTTCCCATTGAAGACCGCATTATGGCTGATCCGACCGCGATTTTCAAGGGCGACGTTGCGAGCCGAAGATGCCTGCCGTCAGACGATTTTCCTTTCGACTTTCCGCAGGATGCCGAGAATACATGCCCTAAACGGCGACAAGATCTCGAATCGGCTGACCATTCTCTCGTAGAGGGCGCCTGCGACAAATGTAGGCAATGACCAAAGCAGGTAGTTGGGCTGCACTTCGAGTGAACGGAGCATGACCGGCTCGAAGCCCGTTTGACCGAGTACTCTCTTCATTCTGCTCCGGCTGTTGAAACCATAGTAAGTAGGGAAGGTGTCCTTCTCGATACGACCGCGCTTCTTGTTGATCCACTTGTGGAAGGAAAGTGGTGTCAGAAGCGAAATCAGACCCACGTAATGGAAGAGATTGGGTGTGAGGAAGACAAAATGTCCGCCCCGGGCAAGCACTCGGTGAACCTCCCGCAAAACATGAAGGGGGTATTGGAAATGCTCAAAAACATAGATGCCGATAACCAGTTGAAAGCTTTCGTTGGAAAAAGGCAGTTCTTCGGCGGCAGCGATCACGGCGTGATGCAGATAGGGATTCGAGCCGAGGCCCGTGTCAAGATCGATGCCGAACAGGGTCGTGTCTTCCTCAAATGAGAACGGCAACCCGCTGCGACCTCGTCCGGCTCCCAAATCCAAGACTCTGCGGCTGGCGCCCAAAAAAGGAGTGATCTCTCGGGCAAGGGCTGCCACAGGATCTTGCGTCCACTTTTCGGGATAGAGTTTACTTCGCCAGTATTCTGTTCGAAGGCACTTCATTATCAACTTACGCTCCAAGACTTCAGCAGAGTAGGGTTGAGTTTTAGCACTCGCCGCACGTCGCGGATGAGAAGACCGTTCCAGAGCGCAGCGGTAAAAGTGGTGGCCAAGGCAGCGCCCAGCAGACCGAAGAGGTGAATCAGTACGGGCATGAAGAGAAGGTTGACGAGGAACGCCAACATGCCAACCTTGGCGCTGCGGCGCTCGTTACCGGTCATAATGAGAAGCGACCCAACAGGGCCCGCAAACGAGTTCAAGACCTGCCCGAAAATGAGAATGCAAAGCGGAATGTATGCTGCTCGAAACTCTGATCCGAACAGACCCAGCAGCAATTCCCCAAAAACCAGGAGAGTGAGCCCGCTCACCACGGCGAAGGCAAGAGCGACTTTGGTGCTCAGCTTGATGAGACTCTGGAGTTCCTCTGATTTTCCCTCTGCGAAAAGACGGGCGATACGAGGTGCAGCTAGCGAACTCACCGTGAATAATCCGAAGCCCAGCAGATTGGACGCCTGCACGGAAACCGAAAAGAGACCTGACGACACTGTTCCGAGGAGTATTCCACTCAATATAATTCCTGACTTGTCCATCCCCAGTTTGAATCCGGTATGCGCCCATATCGGCATCGCCGTCCTCAGCCACTCGCCCGTGGCAACCTCCTTTTCATGTTCTAAGAGGGATCTGGGAAGCTGCTTGAAGATGACTTTGTAGAGTACGATGGAAACGATCCCACCAGCAATGAACTCGATGGCGACGACATGATAAGAGAGCAGAGAGGTCCGGCTTGAAAACGCTATGAAGAGGAGGACACCGACGATACTGAGAAAAGGCAAGATAAGGCTTCTCATTATGAATGAAAGATGCACACGCTGTAAGCCTTGCAGGATCGCCGTTCCGAACTGTACGGCCCCAAGGACGAACAGATAGAGTGCACCCCATGCGAAAGTGGTGCGCAGTTCGAAGCTTGAGTCTGAGAGAGTAGAGCGGCTGACCAGAATGACCAAGAGCGCACAGGCTGCGGAGGCCGAAGCGACGATTTGTAGGCCCCGGATGAAGAACCCCTTCAGCCCTGCCAGGTTCTTCTTAATAGTATATACTGAAACGAAGCGTACAGCGGCTGTGTCGAAACCAAGAGGTCCCAAAAGAACGAGAAGAGTCAACCATCCCAGCACAAAAGCATAGTTTCCATAAGACTCCGTTCCAGACAGGCGAGCGACGAGAATCTGCTGGAGAAAGAGTAAAAAAGTAGCCCCGCCTTTGAGCAGCATCAAGCCCAAGAATCCCTGAACAAAATGGGAGCGTATGCCGAGGCCGTGCGCAGTCTTTTGGATTCGGGCTGACAGAAGAGCTTGAATAGACATTGCTTGCGCTGTAGCTGCTCAGAAACGATAGGGATCGGCCTGCAAATCAGATTGGTGTTCCCTGGCAGGGAAGCCCGACTGCGCTTTGGGCGGCTCGAACGTAATCACTCGCATCAGCGTGCATGAAGCGAACTCCCGAACGGAACCGCGGGACTGTGCCTCGGCTCGCGGTTTCAAAAGTTGCGCTCCGCCCCCCGTCACTTAGAGCTGCGATCCCGCCTACAACTGTGGCTCATGCGACCTCACCGTATCAACAAGGTCGAACGTTGGGAAACAGCCTATTGACTTGTTGATTTCCTGTTTTCTGAAGAACGCATTATGGAAGAAACGATTCCTGAATTCAAGTGTACGGTTAGACATGAAGATATAGACCATTCATTATTAACAGAAATAAATGAAGCCCCGCGCCGCTCCGTCTTCCGCTTGCTCGATCATGCTTCAGCCAGGATCTCAGCAATGCGGATCGCGGAGCGTCCGTCCCAGAGTTCGGGAGGCCTTCTTTCAATCCTAGGTTCACTCAGCCGATGCTTAATCTCCCCGGACAGCAAGTGGGGATGGGCGTTGAAGAGCCGATTCGTTCCCTGTTCGAGGGTCACGGGCCGTTCCGTGCCGGGACGGACAGTCAGGCAAGGAACTCCCAGAAAGGTCGTCTCTTCCTGCATTCCGCCCGAATCGGTTACAACCAGGCTGGCATGAGATTGCAGAGCCAGAAAGTCGAGATATCCTACAGGTTCTAGCAGCCGGACGGCACTTAGCAAAGGGCTGAGGCCGTACTCATCGATCCGGCTTTGGGTTCGCGGATGGATCGGCAACAGAACTTCGATATCGGCAGCGACTTCATTGAGAGCCCTCAATAGCGCCTTGAGGCGATCAGGGTGGTCTACGTTGGTCGGCCGATGCAAGGTCACCAGTATGTAGCGGCCGAGGCCGAGCCTCCTGCAAAGGCCCTCCCAGCGCTGTTCGGCCCGCTGCTTCAGGTGCTTCAGCGTATCGATCATGACGTTGCCGACGAATTGGATGCGTGCTCCGGAGACGCCTTCTCCTAAGAGATTTTCTCCCGCGTCCCGCGAAGGAGTGAAGAGGACATCCGAAATCTGGTCGACGAGCAGCCGGTTAATCTCCTCGGGCATGCTGCGGTCATAGGAACGCAGGCCTGCTTCCACGTGGCCCACTCGAATCAGCAACTTGCTGCACACTAGCGCGCAGGCCAGGGTAGAGTTGACGTCGCCGTAGACCAGCACCCAGTCCGGGGAGAGTTCTTTTGCGACCGGCTCGAATCGCTGCATAATCTTCGCCGTTTGGACGGCATGGGAATCAGAGCCCACTTCCAGATTGATGTCCGGCTGCGGTAGACCCAGCTCTTCAAAAAAGACCTGTGACATGTTGCGGTCATAGTGTTGACCCGTGTGTAGCAAAGTCTGGCTAAATCCGCCCTTTTCCCTCATCGCCCGGAGTACCGGAGCCGCCTTCATGAAGTTCGGTCTGGCACCGACGATGTGCATGACTGTGATCAAAACGCCCTCCTAGGTGGCCTCATCCGCTTGAGGGGGGTCCGAACGCTGATCTGGGCCGGTATAAAGACTGCGGACTGTCTCAGCAAGGATGGCCTCCAAACCATATTTCGCCTTCCAACCCGTAGCTTGCTCAAGTTTGCCAACATCGGGCTTGCGCCGACGCAGATCCTCAAAGCCGGCCTGGAAGGCCTTTTCGTAAGGGATATGCACGATTTCGCTCGACGTAGTCCCTCTCGCGGCCTTAACGGCAACGAGCACCTGGCGAGCAAGCTGTTCGATACTGATCTCTTCAGTCGAGCCAACGTTGTAAATTCGACCGACCCCTTTGGGATAGTCTTCCAAGCTTAGCACTGCGGAGATCGCGTCCTTGACATGCAGGAAACAGCGCGACTGGGTTCCGTCACCATAGACGGTCAGGGGCTTCCCCTCCAAGGCTTGGCCGATGAAGCGTGGTATGACCATGCCGTAGCGGCCTGTCTGACGCGGCCCCACGGTATTAAAGAAACGGAGAATGACGACAGGAAGCCCTTTCTGGCGATGGTAGGCCAGGGTGAGAAACTCGTCGACCATCTTGGAGGCCGCATAGGCCCAGCGGCTTCGTGTGGTGGGACCGAGCACGACATCGTCATCTTCTCGGAAAGGTACCTTGTTGCCCTTGCCGTAGACTTCGGAGGTGGAGGCGAGCAGGACTTTGCAGCGGTAGCGTTGGGCGACCTTGAGAACGGATTCGGTGCCCATGATGTTGGTTTCGATGGTATGGACGGGTTGCTCGACGATCAGGCGCACGCCCACGGCGGCGGCCAGATGGATCACCGTGTCGCATTGGCTGGCCAGGCGGTCGAGGACGGTTTCGTTGCGGATGGTATCGATGGCGAAGCGGAAGCGGCTTTGGGGGCCCTTGCCGTGTTGCTCGACCAAATGCTCGATGTTCTCGAAACGGCCCGTGGAGAGGTTGTCGATGATGGTGACTTGGTCGCCGCGCTCCAGCAGGGCCTCACACAGGTGGGAGCCGATGAAGCCTGCTCCTCCGGTGATGAGATAGTGCTTGCCAGTGCTTTGAGAGGGCATTAGAGGTGCTCCGGAATAAAACCGCGGCTGGTCAGAAGTTGGGTGATTCGCCGGGCGTTTTCTTCGGGGGTGTGTTGAGTGGTGTCAAGCCGGATTTCAGGCGTCTCAGGGTCTTCGTAGGGGTCGTTGATGCCGGTGAATCCCTGGATCTCCCCCTTGCGGGCGCGGGCGTACATGCCTTTGGTGTCGCGGGCTTCGCACACTTCCAGGGGAGTGTCGACGAAGACCTCGATGAACTGGTCTTGCCCCATCATGCCCCTCACTTCGTTGCGGGTGGAACGGTAGGGGCTGACGGCGGCGCAGATGACGGCTCCGCCGTGGCGCACCAGTTCAGAGGCCACGAAGCCGATGCGGCGGACGTTGGTGTCGCGGTCTTCGCGGGAGAATCCCAGGCCCTTGGAGAGATGAGTGCGCACCACGTCTCCGTCCAGCACCGTGACCTGGCGTCCCGCTTCCAGCAGAAGGATGGTGAGGACTTCGGCCGTGGTCGACTTGCCCGAACCGCTCAGTCCCGTAAACCACACGCAGAAGCCCTGTCGGTTGCGCGGCGGATAGGTTTCGGCCAGGATCTCGGCCACCTGAGGACGCGTGAACCACTCGGGCAGGCGCCGGCCCCGGCTCAGGTAGTCTTCACGAACCTGGGTGCCTGAGATGGAGGCTGTCTCCACCTCCTGAGGCACCTTGGGGGCTTCCTCGTAGCGCCCTTCCGCCGGCAGGTAGACCATCTGTCGAAAGGGCACCATCTTCATTGCCAGTTCCTGCTGGTGCTCCGACACCAGTTCTTGAGCGTCGTAGGGACCGTAGTAGGGGTTGCCGCGGGAATCCAGGCCCGGGCTGGCGTGATCTCTTCCGATGATGATGGCGCTGGCGCCGTAGTTGCGCCGGATGAGGGCGTGCCAGAGGGCCTCGCGCGGTCCCGCCATGCGCATGGCCAAGGGCAGCAGAGCCAGCAGGATGCGGTCGGCCCGATAGTGGTTCTCGGCCAGCGCTTTATAGGAGCGTACCCGGGTGAAATGGTCGACGTCGCCCGTCTTCGTCATGCCCACGACAGGATGCAGCAACAGCGTGGCATCGAGTTGTTCGGAGGCCCTCTTGGTCAGCTCTTCGTGGGCCCGGTGAAGGGGGTTGCGGGTCTGGAAGGCCACCACATTGGCGCGTCCCTTGGCGGCCAGTCGCTCACGGCACTGCCGGGGCGTCAGCCGGAGGGGGCGGAAGTCATAACGGCGGGGAAGCTTGATGACGTCCAGCGGGCCCGAGATATGAAGCGGGCCCCAGCGATGCATCTCGGCCACCAGCGGATGATGGGGGTCGGTGGTTCCCAAGACCTGACGGGCGGTGTGGGGAAGGTCCCATTCGTAGACGGCCTCCACCGTCATGACGGCGATCAGGTCGTTCTTGCTGTCGCGCAGCGCGATGCGGGAGTCCAGACGCACCGGGGCGTTTCTCTCCACCGGCAAGGTGAGCGGGATGGGAAAGAGGGTCCCGTCGGCCAGGCGCATCTCCTCCACCACCCTGAGGAAATCCTCCCGTCCCATAAAACGGTCGAGCGGGGAAAAGGCGCCGGTGGCCAGCAGTTCCAAGTCGCACAAGGAGCGGTCTGAAAGCTGAATCGCCGGAAGGCGTCCCGCCTGGTCCTTGAGTTCCTGGCGACGCTCCTCGGGCACCATCAAGTCCCTCAGTTGGCCGCCGAAAGGCGCAATCAAGTCGCTCTTGGTCATGATTTCCGGTCCCAAAAAAGAAAGGCGTATTGTGGAATGAATCAGCGGACGAGGTCAAGACGCCCCCACCGGCTCGGCTTACACCCCGTAAAAGCGCCGATACCATTGAACGAATTTTTCGATGCCTTGGCGCACCCGGGTGTCGGGCCGGTATCCGAAGTCCTTTTCCAGCTTGGAAACGTCGGCCGCCGTCGAGAGGACGTCTCCAGGCTGCATGGGCAGGTAGCGGATTCGCGCCTTCTTTCCCAGCGCATCTTCGATCGCGGCGATGAAATCGAGCAGAGGCAGGGCTCGTCCGCAGCCGATGTTGTAGGTCCTGAAAGGAGCATCGCTGACGTCGGGAAGGGG
The DNA window shown above is from Acidobacteriota bacterium and carries:
- a CDS encoding GDP-mannose 4,6-dehydratase — its product is MPSQSTGKHYLITGGAGFIGSHLCEALLERGDQVTIIDNLSTGRFENIEHLVEQHGKGPQSRFRFAIDTIRNETVLDRLASQCDTVIHLAAAVGVRLIVEQPVHTIETNIMGTESVLKVAQRYRCKVLLASTSEVYGKGNKVPFREDDDVVLGPTTRSRWAYAASKMVDEFLTLAYHRQKGLPVVILRFFNTVGPRQTGRYGMVIPRFIGQALEGKPLTVYGDGTQSRCFLHVKDAISAVLSLEDYPKGVGRIYNVGSTEEISIEQLARQVLVAVKAARGTTSSEIVHIPYEKAFQAGFEDLRRRKPDVGKLEQATGWKAKYGLEAILAETVRSLYTGPDQRSDPPQADEAT
- a CDS encoding class I SAM-dependent methyltransferase, which codes for MKCLRTEYWRSKLYPEKWTQDPVAALAREITPFLGASRRVLDLGAGRGRSGLPFSFEEDTTLFGIDLDTGLGSNPYLHHAVIAAAEELPFSNESFQLVIGIYVFEHFQYPLHVLREVHRVLARGGHFVFLTPNLFHYVGLISLLTPLSFHKWINKKRGRIEKDTFPTYYGFNSRSRMKRVLGQTGFEPVMLRSLEVQPNYLLWSLPTFVAGALYERMVSRFEILSPFRACILGILRKVERKIV
- a CDS encoding polysaccharide biosynthesis C-terminal domain-containing protein, with the protein product MSIQALLSARIQKTAHGLGIRSHFVQGFLGLMLLKGGATFLLFLQQILVARLSGTESYGNYAFVLGWLTLLVLLGPLGFDTAAVRFVSVYTIKKNLAGLKGFFIRGLQIVASASAACALLVILVSRSTLSDSSFELRTTFAWGALYLFVLGAVQFGTAILQGLQRVHLSFIMRSLILPFLSIVGVLLFIAFSSRTSLLSYHVVAIEFIAGGIVSIVLYKVIFKQLPRSLLEHEKEVATGEWLRTAMPIWAHTGFKLGMDKSGIILSGILLGTVSSGLFSVSVQASNLLGFGLFTVSSLAAPRIARLFAEGKSEELQSLIKLSTKVALAFAVVSGLTLLVFGELLLGLFGSEFRAAYIPLCILIFGQVLNSFAGPVGSLLIMTGNERRSAKVGMLAFLVNLLFMPVLIHLFGLLGAALATTFTAALWNGLLIRDVRRVLKLNPTLLKSWSVS
- the wecB gene encoding UDP-N-acetylglucosamine 2-epimerase (non-hydrolyzing), which encodes MITVMHIVGARPNFMKAAPVLRAMREKGGFSQTLLHTGQHYDRNMSQVFFEELGLPQPDINLEVGSDSHAVQTAKIMQRFEPVAKELSPDWVLVYGDVNSTLACALVCSKLLIRVGHVEAGLRSYDRSMPEEINRLLVDQISDVLFTPSRDAGENLLGEGVSGARIQFVGNVMIDTLKHLKQRAEQRWEGLCRRLGLGRYILVTLHRPTNVDHPDRLKALLRALNEVAADIEVLLPIHPRTQSRIDEYGLSPLLSAVRLLEPVGYLDFLALQSHASLVVTDSGGMQEETTFLGVPCLTVRPGTERPVTLEQGTNRLFNAHPHLLSGEIKHRLSEPRIERRPPELWDGRSAIRIAEILAEA
- a CDS encoding bifunctional sulfate adenylyltransferase/adenylylsulfate kinase encodes the protein MTKSDLIAPFGGQLRDLMVPEERRQELKDQAGRLPAIQLSDRSLCDLELLATGAFSPLDRFMGREDFLRVVEEMRLADGTLFPIPLTLPVERNAPVRLDSRIALRDSKNDLIAVMTVEAVYEWDLPHTARQVLGTTDPHHPLVAEMHRWGPLHISGPLDVIKLPRRYDFRPLRLTPRQCRERLAAKGRANVVAFQTRNPLHRAHEELTKRASEQLDATLLLHPVVGMTKTGDVDHFTRVRSYKALAENHYRADRILLALLPLAMRMAGPREALWHALIRRNYGASAIIIGRDHASPGLDSRGNPYYGPYDAQELVSEHQQELAMKMVPFRQMVYLPAEGRYEEAPKVPQEVETASISGTQVREDYLSRGRRLPEWFTRPQVAEILAETYPPRNRQGFCVWFTGLSGSGKSTTAEVLTILLLEAGRQVTVLDGDVVRTHLSKGLGFSREDRDTNVRRIGFVASELVRHGGAVICAAVSPYRSTRNEVRGMMGQDQFIEVFVDTPLEVCEARDTKGMYARARKGEIQGFTGINDPYEDPETPEIRLDTTQHTPEENARRITQLLTSRGFIPEHL